From Fusarium musae strain F31 chromosome 8, whole genome shotgun sequence:
GTCGCTTCCCCCGTATGGCTGGTAGCAAGATCGACTACATCGAGACCGAGGTCAAGACTCGAAAGCCCTGGGAGATTCTTCAGATCTGTGCTGTTGTTGGTACCGCTGGGTTGATCTGGCACAACGTCAAGAAGTCCTTCTCGACTGTGTCATCCGCGTTTCGTTGAACGTGGGCCGAGGCTCGGTCAGGAACAAAGCAAATAAGATTATAGGACTCGGTGCTTGGCCGCCGCAGGTAAAATGAACTGGAGGATTGCATGAACGTTGAAGGTTGCACAAATCCTTTGAGATGAATTAGACAGGGTACAAGACGGGACACTGAAGGTGTGGACGGGATGGACGTTCTGGCTTGGATTTGGTCTTTTCTGGTAATGTTTACGACGTGGATGAGATACCGAGGCGCAaactggtctggtctgggaCGGTACATGAAAGAGAAGGACACaacatgatgagatgacGCGTGTAAGGAGGAGGATTCGGGCAGTGTCCGAGATAGGGGCATTCTTGGTGGTTCAGTTAGAGTATGGTATATGGCAAAGCGTTGAATGACACATTTTGACTACTGGAATCTAGAACTGCGAAAGGATATCACTGGATATCTTTCGGTGCGTGCCGACAGCCAAGCCAACGACCCGCAAGAATTGCCACAAAAAGAAATCACTGCTTTTGACCCAAGCTAGCCATGGGATATtggtctgtctgtctgtgtgTCTGCTATGGATGCTAGTAGCTACTGTCTGCAAGCCCTCTCCGGTGACAGCTCAGTGATGAGTCCAGGTCAAAACAACCATAAATTAGCGCCGCCGCGCAAGCGCCCAACGAGAGGCTAGGAATTCAGGGTTGGAACTTAAGCTTGACTCTCTAGAGTCGAAATTGGAGAGGAGCCTCGGCATCCAAGGTCGCTCTATGCGCCGTTATTGGTTCGGGAGGTGTGAGTCGATGCGGGGGTGGGGGAGAACGCGGGGGAGGACTGAGTAGCGTTGAATCGAGTGTGTCTCGAAAGGCAAGTAAAAGATGGAGAGGagaattaattaagttaaggtgTTTGCTTTAGGTATCGGCGACGGAATTAGATTGGACACGGACACGATTTACTTCATCTGCTGTAAAAAGGAGGTGTGGCTTGCGGtagggagggaggggagggggagCCTTGCTGGTGTAAGTGAGAGAGCGATAGTCCGACCTCTTTGTGTTTCCCAGCAATAAACTACCttatgtactgtactgtcaATAGTAGGACAGCGTACTTATGTATACCAGATGGAGTCGAGTTACGTTGGTCACTCGCCAATGCTACATGATAATGCAAACAATGGAGGACCCATTGCCAATGCTCGCTTCGAGGCTCAAACCCATGCAACACCCAAGACGGCAGTGTAACGATCAAATTCCACAACCCAAAGATCAGTCACACATTTTAATTCCCAATTTTCTCCGTTATTCCTCAAAAGACAAGGGAGCAGGGGAGCAGGGGAGCCTGTTAAAACTCAAATCACACTTGACCTGAAAGCGGGCTACTACCGCACAAACCAGCCAAGACCGTACTATTACAAGCCTCTCTACTCCCTCTCCCATCTTTCTTGtcctgctgatgatgatgctgcacTGGGGGAGGACCCTCAATGACAAGCCCTCCATCGCATCTCGCCCCAAAACAGGCAATGCTCCGGGCGTAGCAGCTATACCGCAATACCCAGCCTGCAATATCTAGTCTACCCCGCAAAGTCTCGTCTTTCCCATCCCATGCCATCCATGTCCACACCCCAGATTTCTTGGGGTGGAGCAAAGCGACGGTAGATCTTGCGGGGGAAAGCTGGCGTAAACGAGTCGAACCAGCTCTGATTTTACTGTGtttccaaggccaagaccaagaccaagcgaGGGGTGTGTAGAAACGTTTGGGTCTCTTTATTTCTGCTTGGCATTGACCGCCACCCGAGGTTCGGTAGGATTGGTTCGATATCGAGATGTATGACCCCATAGAATGGGGGAGAGAGGGGGAAATgcgtatatataaagagggCGATGATCGTGGACGAAATGATCAGAAATAAACTGGAGACAAAGACAGCAGCGAGAAACagcagaaaagaaaagactcGGGGGTAAGACAAGCAGAGAATAGCTTGCATCTTCCGTGGAACCTGATCTTCTCTCCCATTCAAATCCACCTTTTTTCCCTCGTCCTTCTCAAAAGGGGGCCACTGCCCAGCACTTTTTCTCCTCCTGGAAACTGTGTAACAaaaacttcttcttcctcttctttctttcttccctcctctgcctccttcttctcaactcgCACTCAAACTTGAACTTCATCACCACTTTTCCAGATTCACGCAACCATGGATCGAACAGCCAATGGTGACGACGGCGTCGAGAAGCAGGCCGAGTTCAATCATCTCGACCAAGCTCCTAGCAAGGTCAGCTCTGAGATCGATCACGACCATGGCTTTACGCAGGAGGAGCAGCGCAGCATCATTCGACGGATTGATCGTCGACTCGTCGTGACTGTTGGTGCCATGTATTGTGTTTCGCTTATGGATCGAACCAATATGAGTGCTGCCAACATTGCGGGCATGAGTGTTGAGCTGCAGCTCACTGGCTTCCGATACGTAAGTTTTGATCTCTTCATTCTCGATGTCGGAATGTGAACTGACTGACATTCGTGGTAGAACATCGCCAACTTGGTCTTCTTCATTCCCTACGTCATCTTCCAGCCACCCTCGACTATCCTCATCCGCAAAGTCGGTCCCCGTATTCATCTGGCTCTCATCACTATGATGTGGGGTGCTGTCATGGTTGGTATGGGTTTCGTCAAGAAGTTCCCTCAGCTTGCAGCTCTCCGTGCCGTTCTTGGTTTCTTCGAGGCTGGTTTCTTCCCCAGCTGTGTCTATCTTCTCAGCACATGGTACACTCGATGTGAGTACCCTCACTGCTTCAAGCAGTTCAGTACTAATCAAAAACCGTAGATGAGGTTGGAAAGCGATACTCTGTCTTCTATCTTCTTGGTTGCGTCGCTTCTGCTTTCTCTGGTATTCTCGCCTATGGTGTACGTCTCACCCCAAATACACTCCTCACTCTTACTCACACTCTATAGCTCATGCAACTCAACGGTCGAGAGAATCTCACTGGCTGGCGCTGGATTTTCATCATCGAAGGTACTCTCACCATCGCCCTCGGTATTGCTGGATACTGGCTCCTCGTCGACTTCCCCGACTCCAAGCGCAAGACGTGGTCGTTCCTCGGTAGCCGTGAGCGTCAATGGGTCGTCGATCGTATCCGCCGTGACCGTGGCGACACCGAGGTCCCTCCCTTCCAGTTCAGCAAGTTCATTCGAGGCGGTGCCGACTGGAAGGTCTGGGCTTATGCTATGATCTTCTTTgataccaccaccatcagctACGCCCTTGCTTACACCCTCCCCATCATTCTCGTCGGAAACATGGGTTTCAGCGTTGGAGCAGCTCAGTGTCTCGTTGCGCCTCCCTATGCCTTTGCTGGTATCGTCATGTTCGCGACTGCCTGGGTCGGCGACAAGTATCACGTC
This genomic window contains:
- a CDS encoding hypothetical protein (EggNog:ENOG41), with the translated sequence MDRTANGDDGVEKQAEFNHLDQAPSKVSSEIDHDHGFTQEEQRSIIRRIDRRLVVTVGAMYCVSLMDRTNMSAANIAGMSVELQLTGFRYNIANLVFFIPYVIFQPPSTILIRKVGPRIHLALITMMWGAVMVGMGFVKKFPQLAALRAVLGFFEAGFFPSCVYLLSTWYTRYEVGKRYSVFYLLGCVASAFSGILAYGLMQLNGRENLTGWRWIFIIEGTLTIALGIAGYWLLVDFPDSKRKTWSFLGSRERQWVVDRIRRDRGDTEVPPFQFSKFIRGGADWKVWAYAMIFFDTTTISYALAYTLPIILVGNMGFSVGAAQCLVAPPYAFAGIVMFATAWVGDKYHVRGPMILFNMLLCLIGLPIMGWAANPNVRYFGVFLVTAGANSNIPTVMSFQANNVRGQWKRAFCSATLVGFGGFGGIAGSLVFREQDKLTGYKPGMWACIACCLVTVILVCLCDLDFKRQNAKADRGEKVLEAHDEGASSDFRYTY